The genomic window tgagaataaaacacATCCTagcagaacctctgggacacagcaaaagcagtgctcagaggtcaatttatagcaataaatgcacacgttcaaagagaagaaagggccaaaatcaaaacattaaccctacaacacgaacaaatagaaagagagcagcaaaaaaaaatagactttggAAAAAACTAGTTATAGTACTCATAACCCAAATATCATCTGTGGCTATCTTCACCTCCTTAGAATTCTGGGCTCTGACCCCTATATTTCCAAGGCCTGGGAAGTTTGACGTTATCCCAGGATTTAATTCTGATTGTTACCTGCTTTCTTTCAGTGTCATTCCATTGAGAAACAAGGAACTGAAGGTGGGGCTGGGAATCCTCCTGCTTTATCAGCAGTAGAAGTCCTACCCATTCCCTCAGGACCTGCCACTGGATGGCATAACTGGTTGTTCCTCTGTCCAGGGGTGATGCTTATTGATGTCCTGAGCAATATTACCTATTCATGGCATCCAGCTTGGGCAGGAATGCTTCCCGTGTTGTCTTCCACATCCTTAGAGCTTGACCTGTGGGTGGCTCACTGTCTAACCACAAAAATGAGGCCCTCCCTCCCATAGTGGGAGTTTCATCTAAGGCTCTAATAGACTCAGGAAGAAAAACTGCCAAGTGGCAGAAATTTGGCAAACCAGtcagtgtttttatttgttctttaagGAGGCTGTTTTCCTTTCAATTATTCCTGCCCCCTGAGGATTATAAGGTAGAGGAAGGGCCAGTCTAGACCTTGTTTCTTGGCTCATTACTGCACAACCCACCCAAGGGGGCCATATAAAGTGAGTACCATGATCGCTGTTAATTTCTTTAGGAGTGCCGTACCTGGATATTAGTTTTCTTAACTGGAAATTGTGTCAATCTGATAGGGTCTTACAGTAGAGAAAGCTTGGAGTAATGCACGGTGGGTATCCACACAAGTGAGAGCAAATTGACATCCCTTACTTTTAGGCAGAGGGCCTATATAATCAATTTGACTCTTACAAGGAACCGTTATATTGGCCCCCTTTAATATGCCATGTCTTCACTTAAGTGGAGCTAGCTTTTGGAGCAACATAGTGAATGCACTGTCCCACATTTCTTACGCATCCACATAGCCATATCTAGATTATCAGTGGGGACAATGGCTCTTACATTGCTGCTAGGGAGCTACTTCTTCATTGCCCATTGGGGAATTCACAGTGTGTCCTGCGACATGATACACAGTTACTTGAGATCCAGATCATGCAGCTTGTCCCAGATGTCTTGCTATAGTTCTTGCCCCCACAGGGGTCTTCCATTAATTTCCCAACAATCCTTTCCCATTGGGGTATCCACAGAGGGAGGCCTTTCATTACTGCCcaagagtcaataaaaataattaagggATGAGGATTTTGGGTGATtctagctacaaaaaaaaaaaaaaaaaaaaaccagtgctgtcgagttgacgaGGATGCCCTTAATTTGGCCCTTTGACTATTGCACCCAGCACCCATTTCCATCCAGATGGTGTCAGTAGCAAGCCTGATAGCAAAAAGGTCACCACTCGGGGGGCAGGGCTGCACACTATCTGTGTAGGCCTACCCCTACCTTGACACACCTATTTAATTGGTGCCTTCCAACtgcattctcttttttttaaggtactatttgatttctttacactttttaaaattgtgataAGTTTGTATATACcccatgccgtcgagtcgattctgactcatagcgaccctataggacagagtagaactgctccattaagtttccaaggagcgcctggtggattcgaactgccgaccctttggttaggagccgtagcacttaaccactatgccacaagggtttccaagtttgtatatatatatacacacacacatataacagacttttgccatttcaaaatattttacatgtacaactcagtgacattaatttctATAACCAAGGTGTTAAACACTTGTCACTGTTTCCAATGAACAGAATCTTAGTCCGCCCCTCCCCACGCCCCAAGAAATGACTGtctcttttcccttccctctcacccctggtaagGATTCATAACCTTTGATCTTTATATATTTCCTTATTCTGTATCTTTTATATAactgggatcatataatatttgtgacTGATGTTTTACTCGCTATATTATTTTGAATTCACTGTACACGTCTgcttatgtttttctttcttatcttacattttatttttccaatgTTTACTTGAAAAAAGATTTAATGTCTGCAGTCCCTGGTTAATGAACATCCAACTTATGAACCACTCCTACTTAAGAAAATGCTCCCATAAAACCTCTTGTATTAAAATCTgcgttaaatacaatggttcgtaataacgagcgcatgcactactttgtgacactcatgaaaacattgcacAGTTtaaaagtgtttcttaagtgtttataTGCCCAAAAGGTTAAATACATATTATATACTAaggcaaacatttgactaactgatgctaaacAAGAACTGAATGTACCTGTTTAAACTTACccacaaattcaacttaaagacagacttaggaatgaatcttgtTCGTaacttggggactgcctgtatacaaAACTTTCTGCAGGGGTGTGATTATATCTCAAATAGCCACCATTTCTCTTAGGATGTAAAGTATAAATTCAGAACCTGGACTCCAGTTCCTTCAGTAACATTAACCTAATTTTTCTTGAAATTTATATAGGCCAGTTACTTACAATATTAAAATATAGGGCCATACCCCTCTCCAGGATACCAGTTTCCCTAAGGTCCATCCCAGGTGATACTCCTATTTTATGAAACTGACCTTAAATTTCCAAGTCCAGTTAAGTTTGTGGAAAATATTATATTTTAGATTAAAAATACATGCTCAGAGACAATTCTAGTAATTCCACATTATTTCATCAGtcttggagaagtacagccagaatgctccttagaagaaaggatgggcAGACTTGGTTTTACTTTCattgggcacatcatcaggagggaccagccactGGAGAAGGACTTCGTGCTTTGTAAGGtagtgggtcagcgaaaaagatggataccctcaatgagacagattgacatagtggctacaacaatgggctcaaacataccaacaatcgtgaggatgctgcaggagcaggcaaagtttcgttctgttttacataaggtcgtTATGAATAGAAgtgactcgacaacaactaacaagaacaaccacCACGTTATTTCAGGATTAACTGTTTTATTATAGCACAGGCTCTGAACGTCTCCACTGCAACCATTAACAAAATACAACTCTAGAAGCTCTTATATAACACTGACATCAGGATTCATTTACTATTGCAACTATTATTTACAATTTATCATCAGGGCATAGCCTCAGTCTGCCTAGTTCACCACTCTTTCTGCAGTGAGACTAGCCAGTAATTGTTCTTAAGGTTCTGTGTGGGATGAGTTCATCAATGACTGAACATTGTGCAAAATATAGTATTATCTATTTCTTAggagagataaaaaaaatattCCTTCCACAGCAGACAGAGCAAAGTCTCAGTACACGGGAGTCACTGCTCATGAGAACAAAGGGGCTGACTGTTGGGAAACACGCCGTGATTAACGCAGACATGTTCACCAGCCACCAACTGGGATTATCAAAGAGAGCTAAATAAGCATAAATAATGGAAGAGAGGGCATAAAGTGATACAAAGATGCTCACCAAGACAAGGATACTTTGGGTGGCTCTGGTCTTAGCAGAGGACCTGGGGGAGATGTTGTTCCTATGAATGTGTTGGACTTTCTTCTTGTGTCTGTACAGGATGAAAACCATGGAGCCACTGGCCCAGGACATGAATCCCAAACAGAAAACATCATGGGAGGATAACAATGCTGCATAGAGTGAGATTGCTACATTGTCATGGTGTGTAGTACAGCAGTATCCCAACACACTTTTCCTTATGATGGTATTGTTCCTCCGTTTATCAGACACATAGGTTGGAAAAATGGCATTGACTAGCATGTGTTGTATCCAACAGAGGATATTGGAGAGACAAATGTACTTTAGGGCTTTTAGTTtaagccctgcccacctggagtGCATAGGGCTGATGGTGATGGTCTGGAAGACACTCAAGAGGCAGGTGGTACAAATGGACATACCCCTGGCCACCCTTTGAAGATATAAAACAAGTTTGCATCCAAAATCATTGAGGAAATGTTTTAACCCAAAAGCAAGCATTGTCTGGGGGACTCCTATAGAGACAATGGCCAAGGAGTTGGCTACAGTCAGGTGCCTGAGAATCAAGTCTGTGGACCGTGACCTGCATCCATAGAAGTGAGGGAGGATGTAATGAATCGTGAGTGAGAAATTCCCCAGGATTCCAACGACTATCTGGAATAGGAGGATTGTTGCTATTTTCAAATCCATGgaatttattctgtcattttccagGTCTTGAGATTCAAGTATACAAACAGGGTTCTGCATGGAAGCATGACTGTGGCTTACATTCTTcatggaaaataaaacagaaaattttccaCTTACCATTACTTCACTCTGAGAAttaatttctaaatatattttctttagttAAGAGATTCCCaatattttctgtgtttctttttgtaGGATTCACAAAGTTTTGGTCACTATTTTGAATACTTTACCTGTACTAAATTATTTAGTACTCACAACTCTATGAGTTAGGAGCtaattttattcttctttgtcAAACAAAGAATTTAGCCACAGTGAGCTTAAGGGGCTCCTAGAAATAGGTgtagtcaggatttgaacctgggtaACCTtgttgctggagccctggtggcccagtggttaagagctcagctgctaaccaaaacattggcagttcaaatccatcagctgctccttggaaactccatgaggcagttctactctgtcttatagggcagCTTTGAGTCTGAATCGACCTGATTGCAATGGGTAACCTGGTTGCAATGACATTGGTCTTACCACTGTGCTATTCTATCATAGTTCTCTTGTTGTGTAGTTCAAAAAACCCAAATAGCTGTtgcaatttaaatatattttatgagcTCAGTTGTTACAATTGCCCATTTTGTCTGAGTGTTTTATAGACCAATAGAACTTATAAATCAGTTTAGAGGTCTTGGTAAATTGTAGATGACTTGATTAATTTTCCATGACTGAAACttgatttattcaataaatatgaaCATGGTAACAgaatcattcctttttttttttttttggccaggaaTTAAAGTACAATTACATCCATCACAGAAATTATTGTAAAAAACTATGCTGTGGTCCAAACTATAGGGTATGAAGCATAAATAAGTGATATGGTATTTTGGGGGTAAAAACTAAATCTTCATCAAAGGGCATTTAACcacatatttgttgtttttgaaaaatgaacaaaaactatTACTAATGTTTGTTTTGGAAGCGATTGAAACATAAGTCTAATATGcaaaattacaggaaaaaaaaactatttttccaATCGCCACCCAGATACACAGTTTCTGATGAGAATTAGAGAATTCAATTAGCTCCATCTTACCCATTACTACATTGCAGCATTTACAGAAATAACTATAGTACTCCTgaaattttctttgtgattttcaCATACCATATGGAATGCCAGactaaatttaaaattacaacATTGAAGCACCATAAAATTGAGTTTTTGATACCACTTGAATCAAACACAAGAACCACCTTTCTTGAGGATTTCATGATATTACCTTAGGAGGAACCAGGGATTGGTGTCATGTCTCAGACCAGTCTTCCTCCAAAAGTTCCGCTCATGCCTCAGGAACTGTTGTCTTTCCTGTGTGACACTAACACTGGACCAGTTTCCACCCAGAGAAATCCCTTTTCCAGACATTTTCACTCACCCAATTCCTGAtctgcctctttcccttctagaACCTGCCTTCCAGGCTGAAATAGAAAATACTCACCCTACTCCTACCCACTGCAAGGACGACAGGCTCAGTGACAGTTACAACAGCCAAACCAGATGTGAAAGAGAGGCAGTCAGACCCTGAAATAAGGGATACAGATTCTGTGACCTCACCTTCCCACAAAACTGCAATTATCATCTTACCTCCATAGCTGGGGAGTGAGAAAAGTTCTGAAACACTTTGTCCgagtttttattttctgtaaactCAAGTGTCCAGTGAGCATCACCATGTAGAGTATTGAAGCCTCTTGGAGATTTGATGAATAAGAAACATCATCTGACTGATGAGTGTACACACCCACACCCCTCCAACACACATTTGTACATCTATTTATaccatgtatgcatgtgtgtatgtataccacCCCTCTCTGGCACTGTGACTGTTCCATATGTACTTGGA from Loxodonta africana isolate mLoxAfr1 chromosome 11, mLoxAfr1.hap2, whole genome shotgun sequence includes these protein-coding regions:
- the LOC111749614 gene encoding vomeronasal type-1 receptor 2-like, which translates into the protein MVSGKFSVLFSMKNVSHSHASMQNPVCILESQDLENDRINSMDLKIATILLFQIVVGILGNFSLTIHYILPHFYGCRSRSTDLILRHLTVANSLAIVSIGVPQTMLAFGLKHFLNDFGCKLVLYLQRVARGMSICTTCLLSVFQTITISPMHSRWAGLKLKALKYICLSNILCWIQHMLVNAIFPTYVSDKRRNNTIIRKSVLGYCCTTHHDNVAISLYAALLSSHDVFCLGFMSWASGSMVFILYRHKKKVQHIHRNNISPRSSAKTRATQSILVLVSIFVSLYALSSIIYAYLALFDNPSWWLVNMSALITACFPTVSPFVLMSSDSRVLRLCSVCCGRNIFFISPKK